The following are encoded together in the Methylorubrum sp. B1-46 genome:
- a CDS encoding 2-hydroxychromene-2-carboxylate isomerase, whose translation MPRRPTLEFWYEFASTYSYLSAMRIEALAEAADVELRWRPFLLGPIFAAQGWTNSPFNLYPAKGRNMWRDLDREAARFGLPPVTRPNPFPQNSLSAVRVATYGADQDWLVPFSKAVFETSFAKGSSIAEPAAVGRILDSLGLDGTQILKAAASEANKSRLKVAGEEARSRGIYGAPSFLTGDGELFWGNDRLEQALAWAAGDRPDGLR comes from the coding sequence ATGCCGCGGCGACCGACCCTGGAATTCTGGTACGAGTTCGCTTCGACCTATTCCTACCTCTCGGCCATGCGCATCGAGGCGCTGGCCGAGGCGGCCGATGTCGAGCTGCGCTGGCGTCCGTTCCTGCTCGGGCCGATCTTCGCGGCGCAGGGCTGGACCAACTCGCCGTTCAACCTCTACCCGGCCAAGGGCCGCAACATGTGGCGCGACCTCGATCGCGAGGCCGCCCGGTTCGGGCTGCCGCCTGTGACGCGCCCGAACCCGTTTCCGCAGAACTCCCTGAGCGCGGTGCGCGTGGCGACTTACGGCGCCGACCAGGACTGGCTGGTGCCGTTCTCCAAGGCGGTGTTCGAGACGAGCTTCGCCAAGGGCTCCTCCATCGCCGAGCCGGCGGCGGTCGGCCGGATCCTCGATTCGCTCGGGCTCGACGGCACCCAGATCCTCAAGGCGGCGGCCTCCGAGGCCAACAAGAGCCGCCTGAAGGTCGCGGGGGAGGAGGCCCGCTCCCGCGGCATCTACGGCGCGCCGAGCTTCCTCACCGGGGACGGCGAGCTGTTCTGGGGCAACGACCGCCTGGAACAGGCTCTGGCCTGGGCCGCCGGGGACCGGCCCGACGGGTTGCGGTGA
- a CDS encoding argininosuccinate synthase produces MSDARPNKSVKKVVLAYSGGLDTSIILKWLQTTYGCEVVTFTADLGQGEELEPARRKAELLGIKPENIFIEDLREEFVRDYVFPMFRANAVYEGVYLLGTSIARPLIAKKQIEIAEAVGADAVCHGATGKGNDQVRFELGYYALKPDVTVIAPWREWDLRSREQLIAFAEQHQIPIAKDKRGESPFSVDANLLHASSEGKVLEDPAVEVPDYVYSRTLSPEEAPDQPTVITIGFERGDAVSIDGERLSPATLLAKLNELGHANGIGRLDLVENRFVGMKSRGMYETPGGTILLPAHRAIESITLDRGAAHLKDQLMPQYAELIYNGFWFSPEREMLQALIDKSQEKVTGEVRLKLYKGGVHVIGRTSPHSLYDQDLVTFEEGAVAYDHRDAAGFIKLNALRLRTLAQRKKREG; encoded by the coding sequence ATGTCCGACGCCCGCCCGAACAAATCCGTCAAGAAGGTCGTTCTCGCCTATTCGGGCGGACTCGACACCTCGATCATCCTGAAGTGGCTCCAGACCACCTACGGCTGCGAGGTCGTGACCTTCACCGCCGATCTCGGCCAGGGCGAGGAGCTGGAGCCGGCCCGCCGCAAGGCCGAGCTTCTCGGCATCAAACCGGAAAACATCTTTATCGAAGACCTGCGCGAGGAATTCGTCCGCGACTACGTCTTCCCGATGTTCCGGGCCAACGCCGTCTACGAGGGCGTCTATCTGCTCGGCACCTCGATCGCCCGGCCACTGATCGCCAAGAAGCAGATCGAGATCGCGGAAGCGGTCGGCGCCGACGCCGTCTGCCACGGCGCTACCGGCAAGGGCAACGATCAGGTCCGGTTCGAACTCGGCTACTACGCGCTCAAGCCCGACGTGACGGTGATCGCGCCCTGGCGTGAATGGGATCTGCGCTCGCGCGAGCAGCTCATCGCGTTCGCCGAGCAGCACCAGATCCCGATCGCCAAGGACAAGCGCGGCGAGAGCCCGTTCTCGGTCGATGCCAACCTTCTGCACGCCTCTTCCGAGGGCAAGGTGCTGGAGGACCCGGCCGTCGAGGTGCCCGACTACGTCTATTCCCGCACGCTCTCGCCGGAGGAGGCGCCGGACCAGCCGACCGTCATCACCATCGGCTTCGAGCGCGGCGACGCCGTCTCGATCGACGGCGAGCGGCTCTCGCCCGCCACCCTGCTGGCCAAGCTGAACGAACTGGGCCACGCCAATGGCATCGGCCGGCTCGATCTCGTCGAGAATCGCTTCGTCGGCATGAAGAGCCGCGGCATGTACGAGACGCCCGGCGGCACCATCCTGCTGCCGGCCCACCGGGCGATCGAGTCGATTACCCTCGACCGCGGCGCCGCGCATCTCAAGGACCAGCTCATGCCGCAATACGCGGAGCTGATCTACAACGGCTTCTGGTTCTCGCCGGAGCGCGAGATGCTCCAGGCGCTGATCGACAAGAGCCAGGAGAAGGTCACCGGCGAGGTGCGGCTCAAGCTCTACAAGGGCGGCGTCCACGTCATCGGCCGGACGAGCCCGCACTCGCTCTACGACCAGGACCTCGTCACTTTCGAGGAAGGCGCCGTCGCCTACGACCACCGCGACGCGGCCGGCTTCATCAAGCTCAACGCCCTGCGCCTGCGGACGCTGGCGCAGCGCAAGAAGCGCGAGGGCTGA
- a CDS encoding DUF4424 family protein has translation MKRGSIAGRVPGALILALAALASPVQANDSAATLDAGGLVLVRDDAIELASEDLRIAIDRIDVDYVFRNRSKAPRTLRLAFPLPPIDGAELSFSALSLPVQGSANFVGFTVKADGKAVEPALEERAFQGTQEVTERLKRHGLPLNPLRREELATALKRLAPADLKALHGADLLSEATPDAGAQWRSEAKFHWEQTFPAEAELRIAHSYAPIAGNWFLSPKEAAARDFRARYCLDDAGLAGIRRLAAAKPEGYTRAFEVPYIVTTARNWAGRIGRFTLTVDKARADALVSFCRQGVRKTGPTTFVWEARDYVPDSDLRVLIVSNDPALLGDR, from the coding sequence ATGAAGCGAGGATCGATCGCGGGACGGGTGCCGGGCGCCCTCATCCTGGCGCTGGCAGCGCTGGCCTCGCCCGTCCAGGCCAACGACAGCGCGGCGACCCTCGATGCGGGCGGCCTCGTGCTGGTGCGCGATGACGCGATCGAACTGGCGAGCGAGGATCTTCGCATCGCCATCGACCGCATCGACGTCGATTACGTCTTCCGCAACCGCTCGAAGGCGCCGCGCACCCTGCGTCTCGCTTTCCCGCTGCCGCCGATCGACGGGGCCGAACTCTCGTTCAGTGCGCTCTCGCTGCCGGTCCAGGGCAGCGCCAACTTCGTCGGCTTCACGGTCAAGGCCGACGGCAAGGCCGTCGAGCCGGCCCTGGAGGAGCGCGCCTTCCAGGGTACGCAGGAGGTGACCGAGCGCCTCAAGCGGCACGGGCTTCCGCTCAATCCACTGCGACGCGAGGAGTTGGCGACGGCGCTCAAGCGCCTCGCGCCCGCCGACCTCAAGGCCCTGCACGGGGCCGATCTGCTGTCCGAAGCAACGCCTGACGCCGGCGCCCAGTGGCGCAGCGAAGCCAAGTTCCACTGGGAGCAGACCTTCCCGGCGGAGGCGGAGCTGCGCATCGCCCACAGCTACGCGCCGATCGCGGGCAACTGGTTCCTCTCGCCCAAGGAGGCTGCGGCGCGCGACTTCCGTGCCCGCTACTGCCTCGACGATGCCGGCCTTGCCGGGATCCGGCGCCTCGCCGCAGCGAAGCCCGAGGGCTACACCCGCGCCTTCGAGGTGCCCTACATCGTCACCACGGCCCGGAACTGGGCCGGCCGGATCGGCCGCTTCACCCTGACGGTGGACAAGGCGCGCGCCGACGCCCTGGTCAGCTTCTGCCGGCAGGGCGTGCGCAAGACGGGTCCGACCACCTTCGTCTGGGAAGCCCGCGACTACGTGCCGGATTCCGACCTGCGCGTGCTCATTGTCTCGAACGATCCCGCCTTGTTGGGCGATCGCTGA
- the gph gene encoding phosphoglycolate phosphatase (PGP is an essential enzyme in the glycolate salvage pathway in higher organisms (photorespiration in plants). Phosphoglycolate results from the oxidase activity of RubisCO in the Calvin cycle when concentrations of carbon dioxide are low relative to oxygen. This enzyme is a member of the Haloacid Dehalogenase (HAD) superfamily of aspartate-nucleophile hydrolase enzymes (PF00702).), with the protein MTVNSSPIVVFDLDGTLAETAGDLIGTLNVILAREGHAPLPLEQARDLLGAGARALIQRGFTVAGASLTPERLEALFQDFLDHYGDHLTDNSFLFPGVIGALDRLEAAGFRLAICTNKVESHAVALLDALGIGHRFRTIVGKDTFAYSKPDPRHITLTVERAGGDPLRAVMVGDSRADVAAAKDAGIPVVGVTFGYTPVPMRDLAPDWIIDHFDALPEAVDALLARESVKPAA; encoded by the coding sequence ATGACCGTGAACAGCTCCCCGATCGTCGTGTTCGATCTCGACGGCACTCTCGCCGAGACCGCGGGCGACCTGATCGGCACCCTTAACGTCATCCTCGCCCGTGAGGGCCACGCGCCGCTTCCCCTCGAACAGGCCCGCGACCTGCTCGGTGCGGGCGCGCGCGCGCTGATCCAGCGCGGCTTCACGGTCGCGGGCGCGAGCCTGACGCCGGAGCGGCTGGAGGCCCTGTTCCAGGACTTCCTTGACCATTACGGCGACCATCTCACCGACAACTCCTTCCTCTTCCCCGGTGTGATCGGGGCGCTCGACCGGCTGGAGGCGGCGGGCTTCCGCCTCGCGATCTGCACCAACAAGGTCGAGTCGCACGCGGTGGCGCTGCTCGATGCCCTGGGCATCGGACACCGCTTCCGCACCATCGTCGGCAAGGACACCTTCGCCTACTCGAAGCCCGACCCGCGTCACATCACCCTGACCGTCGAGCGCGCCGGGGGCGATCCGCTCCGCGCGGTGATGGTGGGTGATTCCAGGGCCGACGTCGCCGCAGCGAAGGACGCCGGCATCCCCGTCGTCGGCGTGACCTTCGGCTACACCCCGGTGCCGATGCGCGACTTGGCGCCCGATTGGATCATCGACCATTTCGACGCCCTGCCCGAGGCGGTCGACGCCCTCCTCGCCCGCGAGAGCGTGAAGCCCGCGGCCTGA
- the rpiA gene encoding ribose-5-phosphate isomerase RpiA — MSAPDLKRAAAERAIPLVEDGMRLGIGTGSTAAAFIALLGERVRAGLTVTGVPTSEATRIACEREGIPLATLEELPELDLTIDGADEVDSNLRLIKGGGAALLREKIVAVASRRMVVIADASKRVETLGAFPLPVEVNLFGIGATTRAVEAAVAGAGCAGEIVRRHDASGVPVLTDGGHAILDLRLGQIPDPEALSARLWAVPGVVEHGLFLGIADAAILAAADGEAAVVSVLGRL; from the coding sequence GTGAGTGCGCCCGACCTCAAGCGCGCGGCGGCGGAGCGCGCAATCCCCCTGGTCGAGGACGGGATGCGCCTCGGCATCGGCACCGGCAGCACCGCGGCCGCCTTCATCGCGCTTCTCGGCGAGCGCGTGCGCGCCGGCCTGACCGTGACCGGTGTCCCGACTTCGGAGGCGACCCGCATCGCCTGTGAGCGCGAGGGCATCCCGCTCGCCACGCTCGAAGAGCTGCCCGAACTCGATCTGACCATCGACGGGGCCGACGAGGTCGACAGCAATCTGCGCCTCATCAAGGGCGGCGGCGCCGCCCTGCTGCGTGAGAAGATCGTCGCGGTGGCGAGCCGCCGCATGGTGGTGATCGCTGACGCGTCGAAGCGGGTCGAGACGCTGGGCGCCTTTCCGCTGCCCGTCGAGGTGAACCTGTTCGGCATCGGCGCCACCACCCGCGCCGTCGAGGCAGCAGTGGCGGGCGCCGGTTGCGCGGGCGAGATCGTGCGTCGCCACGACGCCTCCGGTGTGCCCGTCCTGACCGATGGCGGCCATGCCATCCTCGATCTGCGGCTCGGCCAGATCCCCGATCCGGAGGCCCTGTCCGCCCGGCTCTGGGCGGTGCCGGGCGTGGTCGAGCACGGCCTGTTCCTCGGCATCGCCGACGCGGCCATCCTCGCCGCCGCCGACGGCGAGGCGGCGGTCGTCAGCGTTCTCGGCCGCCTCTGA
- a CDS encoding DUF2059 domain-containing protein, whose amino-acid sequence MVLRLAALGGPVLAALLSQAVLVPAALAQQPAAKPPAAASKPTAKPGTAPPPAPAPEPEVSASHLALAREVMLSSGIARSFDSIIPTMADQIRKNAVTRPDLAKDLDDVLKSLDPEMELQKQRLINIAARIYAKRLTEAELKDIVTFFRSPAGKRYVETQPQVLDDMVGAMQDWTQEVSEYIMVRTRAEMGKRGHQLQ is encoded by the coding sequence ATGGTCCTCCGTCTCGCCGCCCTGGGCGGCCCCGTCCTCGCGGCTCTGCTGTCGCAGGCCGTCCTCGTGCCGGCGGCGCTGGCGCAGCAGCCGGCCGCCAAGCCCCCGGCCGCCGCCTCGAAGCCGACCGCGAAGCCCGGTACGGCCCCACCGCCGGCCCCCGCGCCGGAGCCGGAGGTCAGCGCCTCCCATCTCGCGCTCGCCCGCGAGGTGATGCTGAGTTCCGGCATCGCCCGCTCGTTCGACTCGATCATCCCGACGATGGCCGATCAGATCCGCAAGAACGCGGTGACGCGGCCCGATCTCGCCAAGGACCTGGACGATGTGCTGAAAAGCCTCGATCCGGAGATGGAGCTGCAGAAGCAGCGGCTGATCAACATCGCCGCGCGCATCTACGCCAAGCGCCTGACCGAGGCCGAGCTGAAGGACATCGTCACCTTCTTCCGCTCGCCCGCGGGCAAGCGCTACGTCGAGACCCAGCCGCAGGTGCTCGACGACATGGTCGGCGCCATGCAGGATTGGACCCAGGAGGTGTCGGAATACATCATGGTCCGCACCCGTGCCGAGATGGGCAAGCGCGGCCACCAGCTCCAGTGA
- a CDS encoding O-antigen ligase family protein, with amino-acid sequence MMALANRSSPLVIGIAALLFLAGAVAEHRGRALSLLTGPLRSPLGLAALAFLGWCLVSRVWSPFPALWGRVLSEFLPTLIAASILARLAPTRLSAWALLLGAGLLAVACLTIVASLALDLAPQVWLGQRVALFMFNRPLLTVLLIAGPIAAFLALRGHRLASGALLAVAALAILRSISGAAALGLFAGGVMFAVGRLLPRSVALWLAALVLGLAFALAPVEGDILHRLMPEAAHERLTQSSSRARVAIAQSFGAAVAQAPWIGSGYGTALRFAEVPAAQALEPEMRAMLAVGHPHNTFLQIWSELGFVGALLGALVAFLALRAASALPRLLFATALGLLGAAVAVMFVEHGAWQGWWTAGLGAAITWLRAAACARPPYESAHESA; translated from the coding sequence GTGATGGCGCTGGCCAACCGGTCGAGCCCGCTCGTCATCGGCATTGCCGCCCTGCTGTTCCTCGCCGGCGCCGTGGCCGAGCATCGCGGGCGGGCGCTGTCTCTGCTGACCGGTCCGCTGCGCTCGCCCCTCGGCCTCGCCGCGCTCGCCTTCCTCGGCTGGTGCCTCGTCTCGCGGGTCTGGAGCCCGTTTCCCGCCCTCTGGGGGCGGGTCCTGTCCGAATTCCTGCCGACGCTGATCGCCGCTTCGATCCTCGCCCGGCTCGCGCCGACCCGGCTGTCAGCCTGGGCGCTGCTACTTGGCGCGGGCCTGCTGGCCGTTGCCTGCCTCACCATCGTGGCAAGCCTTGCGCTCGATCTCGCACCGCAGGTCTGGCTCGGGCAGCGCGTCGCCCTCTTCATGTTCAACCGCCCGCTGCTGACGGTGCTGCTGATCGCCGGGCCGATCGCCGCCTTCCTCGCCCTGCGCGGCCATCGCCTCGCGTCTGGGGCCCTCCTCGCCGTGGCGGCCCTGGCGATCCTGCGCTCGATCAGCGGCGCGGCCGCCCTCGGCCTGTTCGCCGGCGGCGTGATGTTCGCGGTCGGGCGTCTCCTCCCGCGCTCCGTGGCCCTTTGGCTCGCGGCGCTGGTGCTCGGGCTCGCCTTCGCCCTGGCGCCGGTCGAGGGCGACATCCTCCACCGGCTGATGCCGGAGGCGGCGCATGAGCGGCTGACGCAGTCCTCGTCGCGGGCGCGGGTCGCCATCGCCCAGAGCTTCGGTGCCGCCGTGGCGCAGGCGCCGTGGATCGGCTCCGGCTACGGCACGGCCCTGCGTTTCGCGGAAGTCCCGGCGGCGCAGGCGCTCGAACCGGAGATGCGGGCGATGCTGGCCGTCGGCCACCCGCACAACACCTTCCTGCAGATCTGGTCCGAACTCGGCTTCGTCGGCGCTCTGCTGGGGGCGCTGGTCGCCTTTCTCGCCCTGCGGGCGGCTTCGGCCCTGCCGCGGCTCTTGTTCGCCACAGCGCTCGGGCTGCTCGGCGCGGCGGTGGCGGTGATGTTCGTCGAGCACGGCGCGTGGCAGGGATGGTGGACGGCGGGCCTCGGGGCGGCCATCACATGGCTGCGGGCCGCGGCCTGCGCGCGGCCCCCATATGAGAGCGCACACGAGAGCGCATGA
- the gorA gene encoding glutathione-disulfide reductase, whose product MSETKMDESCDVDLFVIGGGSGGVRAARIAAGHGARVMLAEEYRVGGTCVIRGCVPKKLMVYAGRFTDEFEDAAGFGWHLETPRFDWAALKRSRDAEVARLEGIYGRNLAGAGVEVVADRAVIEDPHTVRLVKSDRRVRAKFILIATGATPVREPLIPGTELAIDSNGVFELETQPERILVVGGGYIAVEFAGVFASLGSKTTLLHRGKSLLRGFDPEIADALGEAYAKRMDLRLEQTVERLERDGSAIRATLSGGESLTVDCVLVATGRRPNVAGLGLDRVGIDLDARGAIPVEADSRTKVPSIYAVGDVNGRAALTPVAIREGHAFADTVFGNKPWCVDHRLIATAVFSTPEIGVVGHNEDVARRCYEAIDVYKASFRPMKATLSGRDERVIMKVLVDRASDRVVGVHVLGPDAGEIIQAVGIAVTMGATKSDFDRTIAVHPTLGEELVTMRTPFVVKHPVGVG is encoded by the coding sequence ATGAGCGAGACCAAGATGGACGAGTCTTGCGACGTCGACCTGTTCGTGATCGGCGGCGGCTCCGGCGGGGTGCGGGCGGCCCGCATCGCCGCCGGCCACGGTGCACGAGTGATGCTGGCGGAAGAGTACCGCGTCGGCGGCACCTGTGTGATCCGCGGCTGCGTGCCGAAGAAACTGATGGTCTATGCCGGCCGCTTCACCGACGAATTCGAGGATGCCGCCGGCTTCGGCTGGCACCTTGAGACGCCGCGCTTCGACTGGGCCGCGCTGAAGCGCTCGCGCGATGCGGAGGTGGCGCGGCTCGAGGGCATCTACGGCCGTAACCTCGCGGGCGCCGGCGTCGAGGTCGTCGCCGACCGGGCGGTGATCGAGGATCCGCACACGGTCCGCCTCGTTAAGTCCGACCGGCGGGTGCGCGCGAAGTTCATCCTGATCGCGACCGGCGCGACGCCGGTGCGCGAACCGTTGATTCCGGGCACAGAGCTCGCGATCGATTCGAACGGCGTGTTCGAGCTTGAAACCCAGCCCGAGCGCATCCTCGTGGTCGGCGGCGGCTACATCGCCGTGGAATTCGCCGGCGTCTTCGCCAGCCTCGGCTCGAAGACGACGCTTCTGCATCGTGGAAAGAGCCTGCTGCGCGGCTTCGATCCCGAGATCGCCGACGCGCTCGGCGAGGCTTACGCCAAGCGCATGGATCTGCGCCTGGAGCAGACCGTCGAGCGTCTGGAGCGCGACGGCTCGGCCATCCGTGCCACCTTGAGCGGCGGCGAGAGCCTCACCGTTGATTGCGTGCTGGTGGCGACCGGCCGGCGCCCGAACGTCGCCGGGCTCGGACTGGATCGGGTCGGGATCGACCTCGATGCGCGGGGCGCGATCCCCGTCGAGGCGGATTCGCGCACCAAGGTGCCCTCGATCTACGCCGTCGGCGACGTCAACGGCCGCGCCGCGCTCACCCCCGTGGCGATCCGCGAGGGCCACGCCTTCGCCGACACGGTGTTCGGCAACAAGCCCTGGTGCGTCGATCACCGCCTGATCGCGACCGCCGTGTTCTCGACGCCGGAGATCGGCGTGGTCGGCCACAACGAGGATGTGGCGCGGCGCTGCTACGAGGCCATCGACGTCTACAAGGCGAGCTTCCGCCCGATGAAGGCGACACTGTCCGGCCGCGACGAGCGGGTGATCATGAAGGTTCTGGTGGATCGCGCCAGCGACCGGGTGGTCGGCGTCCACGTGCTCGGGCCCGATGCCGGCGAGATCATTCAGGCGGTCGGCATCGCCGTCACCATGGGCGCGACCAAGTCCGATTTTGACCGCACCATCGCCGTGCACCCGACGCTCGGCGAGGAGCTGGTCACGATGCGCACCCCGTTCGTGGTGAAGCATCCGGTGGGGGTGGGGTAG
- a CDS encoding TAXI family TRAP transporter solute-binding subunit, with protein MRREWLYVLLALGFAAVAGLVITFSRPTLLTVAVGPRDGVEAGLIEIYARALTRNHEDVRLQVVPFDDVRDSAAALEQGRADLAVVRPDVKLPDNGLTLAILHDEALIVAAPEANEIESFSDLSTRRLGVVARHEADLPVLTNLLDFYDFKAASEAEALGGEALAAGRIGLVPLKASEITGALEAKRVDAVAIIVSPTAKPAQAMLRAVEAASPERKVALVSVPDGKAIVQRMPALQPVTLSAGTFGGRPKRPVEDVETVGVSYRLMARGAVSRVAVASVVQHLFEWRSRLAASAPIAQQMKPPDYDTTVTATSAQLPNHPGAVDYFEREQQTFLDRYEDWIYLFAFFGGTVGSGIAWIGQRLARKRRERIDIILDRLLDILAEAREAQSAAALDALTRETDALIADVVRQARERSIDSRMISALILAIDAVNGALDDSRRAFEPGADPSNGSRSRTARLLSLSLPAAE; from the coding sequence ATGAGGCGCGAATGGCTCTACGTGCTGCTGGCCCTCGGGTTCGCGGCCGTGGCCGGCCTCGTTATCACCTTCTCCCGCCCCACGCTGCTCACCGTGGCGGTGGGCCCGCGCGACGGTGTCGAGGCGGGGCTGATCGAGATCTACGCGCGGGCGCTCACCCGCAATCACGAGGATGTGCGGCTCCAGGTCGTGCCGTTCGATGACGTGCGCGACAGCGCCGCTGCCCTGGAGCAGGGCCGCGCCGATCTCGCAGTGGTGCGGCCCGACGTGAAACTGCCGGATAACGGCCTGACGCTGGCGATCCTCCACGACGAGGCGCTGATCGTCGCGGCACCCGAGGCCAACGAGATCGAGAGCTTTTCCGATCTCTCGACCCGGCGCCTCGGCGTCGTCGCGCGCCACGAGGCCGACCTGCCGGTGCTGACGAACCTTCTCGACTTCTACGATTTCAAGGCGGCCTCGGAAGCCGAGGCGCTGGGCGGCGAGGCCCTCGCGGCCGGCCGCATCGGCCTCGTCCCGCTGAAGGCCAGCGAGATCACCGGGGCGCTGGAGGCGAAGCGGGTCGATGCGGTGGCAATCATCGTCTCCCCCACCGCCAAGCCGGCGCAGGCGATGCTGCGGGCGGTCGAGGCGGCCTCGCCGGAGCGCAAGGTGGCCCTCGTCAGCGTGCCGGACGGCAAAGCGATCGTGCAGCGGATGCCGGCGCTCCAGCCGGTCACGCTCTCGGCGGGCACCTTCGGCGGCCGGCCCAAGCGCCCGGTGGAGGATGTCGAGACGGTGGGCGTGTCCTACCGGTTGATGGCCCGCGGCGCGGTGAGCCGCGTCGCCGTGGCATCCGTGGTGCAGCACCTGTTTGAGTGGCGTTCGCGGCTCGCGGCCTCCGCCCCGATCGCCCAGCAGATGAAGCCGCCGGACTACGACACCACCGTCACGGCCACGAGCGCGCAGCTTCCCAACCATCCCGGCGCAGTGGACTATTTCGAGCGCGAGCAACAGACCTTCCTCGACCGCTACGAGGACTGGATCTACCTGTTCGCCTTTTTCGGCGGCACGGTGGGCTCCGGCATCGCATGGATCGGCCAGCGGCTGGCCCGCAAACGGCGCGAGCGGATCGACATCATCCTCGACCGGTTGCTCGACATCCTGGCCGAGGCCCGCGAGGCGCAGTCGGCGGCCGCCCTCGACGCGCTGACCCGCGAGACCGACGCGCTGATCGCCGACGTGGTGCGTCAGGCCCGCGAGCGCAGCATCGATTCGCGGATGATCTCCGCGCTGATCCTCGCCATCGACGCGGTGAACGGCGCCCTCGACGACAGCCGCCGCGCCTTCGAGCCCGGCGCCGACCCGAGCAACGGCAGCCGGTCGCGCACCGCGCGGCTGCTGTCGCTGAGCCTGCCAGCGGCGGAGTAG
- a CDS encoding RecX family transcriptional regulator, with product MIARTVSSRRDGPGDGQGAGRPEPRPEPPVTSAWLERVTTHYLDRYGASSEMLRRVLARRIARRCRSRDEDPGAHAGLIEETVARAQRAGLVDDARFAAARLRGLRRRGTSTRQVQARLAAKGIDAETIAATLAEEREEAEGAEGSEADTEAQAARAYARRRRLGPYRRPGTREANRERDLAAMARAGFSYALAKAVVAGEAEEDETTLGEE from the coding sequence ATGATTGCGCGAACCGTTTCAAGCCGACGTGATGGTCCAGGCGATGGGCAGGGCGCCGGCCGACCCGAACCGAGGCCCGAACCGCCGGTCACGTCTGCCTGGCTGGAGCGGGTGACGACGCATTATCTCGACCGCTACGGCGCCTCCTCCGAGATGTTGCGGCGGGTGCTTGCCCGTCGCATCGCGCGCCGCTGCCGCTCCCGCGACGAGGATCCGGGGGCGCATGCCGGGCTGATCGAGGAGACGGTCGCCCGCGCCCAGCGCGCCGGGCTGGTCGATGACGCGCGCTTCGCCGCCGCCCGCCTGCGAGGCTTGCGGCGACGCGGCACCTCGACCCGTCAGGTCCAGGCGCGCTTGGCCGCCAAGGGGATCGATGCAGAGACGATTGCGGCCACGCTCGCCGAGGAGCGGGAGGAGGCCGAAGGGGCAGAGGGCAGCGAGGCCGACACCGAGGCGCAGGCCGCCCGCGCCTATGCCCGCCGCCGCCGTCTCGGCCCCTATCGCCGGCCGGGCACCCGTGAGGCCAACCGCGAGCGCGACCTCGCCGCCATGGCACGGGCGGGCTTTTCCTACGCGCTGGCCAAGGCCGTGGTCGCCGGCGAGGCCGAGGAGGATGAGACAACCCTCGGTGAAGAATGA
- a CDS encoding OsmC family protein, with the protein MTDRHASAHWEGDGKTGKGKITTQSGVLSDNPYGFNTRFENEPGTNPEELIAAAHAGCFTMALAFQLQSAGLKATSLDTKAVVTLEKDGDGFKVTKSALTLKAVIPGIDQAKFDELAGNAEKGCPISKVLNAEITLDKTLVQG; encoded by the coding sequence ATGACCGACCGCCACGCGAGCGCCCACTGGGAGGGCGACGGCAAGACCGGCAAGGGCAAGATCACGACGCAGTCCGGCGTGCTCTCGGACAACCCCTACGGCTTCAACACCCGCTTCGAGAACGAGCCGGGCACCAACCCGGAAGAGCTGATCGCCGCCGCGCATGCCGGCTGCTTCACCATGGCGCTGGCCTTCCAGCTCCAGTCGGCCGGGCTCAAGGCCACCTCCCTCGACACCAAGGCGGTCGTCACGCTGGAGAAGGACGGCGACGGCTTCAAGGTCACGAAATCGGCCCTCACCCTCAAGGCGGTGATTCCGGGCATCGACCAGGCCAAGTTCGATGAACTGGCCGGCAATGCCGAGAAGGGCTGCCCGATCTCCAAGGTGCTCAACGCCGAGATCACCCTCGACAAGACGCTCGTCCAGGGCTGA